In Pseudomonadota bacterium, the sequence TGGCGCTTGATCTCGCCGAGGCCGTCTTCGACGTTGCCGCGCACGTCCTTCTCCGGATTGAGATGAGGCTCCTGCTCTAGGTAGCCCACGTAGAGGTTGGGTTGCGGGCGAGCCTCACCGTCGATCTCCTTGTCCACGCCGGCCATGATTCGCAGGAGCGTCGATTTCCCCGCACCGTTTAGGCCGAGCACGCCGATTTTGGCGCCGGGGAAGAAGCTCAGGCTGATGTCGCGCAGAATCGTGCGCTTGGGCGGCACGATTTTGCTGACGCGGTTCATGGTGTAGACGTACTGGGCCATGGGGGTCCTCGGGGATGGTCTCGGTGGCAGGCGGCCCGGATTATCGCACGGGCCTGCGAGTCAGGAACATCTGTGCTCAGCGGAACCTGATCATCGCCGGCGGACCGATACGGGTTCCCAGCCACGATCCCGACGCTTTGGGTCAGCCTACGTACCTGGCCAAATGGAGCCGGTGCTTGGAGCGAACGTGTGCACTCCAGGTCGGAGTGCTTGCTTCGGCGCTGGAGACTGAGGTCGTGCCGAAGCACGGCGAGAGTGGCGAGTTGGGCGCCTGGCTGGTCGATCGTCGCGCAGCTACACAACTGCGTCGGCCTGATCCAGATGCCGAGGTCATGGCCCTGGTGACCCATCGCGACGGCACGGTGATCGCGCTACCGCTCGTCGATGATGGCAGCATCGCAGACAACTGCCTGCTCGCGACCATCGCCGAGCAGCGAGATAGCGCCGGCGACGGGTTCGGCCATCGCTGCGATGCCGATTGCGATGACGATAGGCTGGTCAACAAGCGAGACTAGCACCTGCTGAAGGGTCTGCTGGGCACACCGCCGGGCTCTCCAGGGGCGGCGTAGCTAGCGAGCTTTAAAGGCGCTTCAGAGGGAGCCGACCCGACGTCGGCTCCCTCAGCAACCTCAGCGCCTCGTTCGCGAACAGCGCCCTGGAGCCAGCGTGTGTCGACGCGGCGCCGACGGGGTTGTGCTCCCCTGGGCGGGGTACGATCAGCGAAGGCCATCAGGGATGGCAGCTGTGCAGCTACTGGCAGCCCGCCCCCGCCGCGATGCTTTCGAAACGGGTGCGCAGCTCGGCAACGCCGTCGCCGCTCACAAAGTCGTCGCCCACCCCGTCGGTGAGGCTGTTGAGCGCGTCCAAGAGTGCGCAGGAAGCCGCGTTTTGGCCGCCGTCCAGGCGCAGATCCAGGCGCACGATGAGCCCACCGACGCGCGCGAGGCGCCTCCGGGTCTGGGCCTCATCCACGCCTTCGCCCACGATGCTGCCCGCACCCACCGAATCTCGGTAGTAGGCGAACGTCTCATCAGCACGCGTTGGCAAGAACAGGCTAGCCGCCAAGGGGTCGTGGTCCGATGCGCGGTTCTGCGTTTCGGCGAAATCAGCGTTCACGTGCACCATGTCCAAGAGCGCATCGCCCGCCAAGGACGGACTGACCAGCACATGGTCGAGCACCTGTGAGTTTCCGTTGAAAACGAACGAATACCGTTCACTTGGGGGAATCGTCTCCACGAGATTGGTAAGCCCCGCATCCACCAGCTGCTGCACAGGCGAGGAGAATTCGAAGTCGTTCAGATCACCTAATACGACGAGCTTGACGCTTGGGTTCAAGGTGAGGAGGTCCTGGACGAAGGCGGTGACCGCGTCGCTCTGCACGAGACGCTCCGTCTCAGAGAATAGTACCGGCGGCTGTAGGACATCGAACAGACCGCTATCGCCAGACTTCGAGTTCCAGTGGTTGGATACCACGTAGACGGTTTGACCGTTGAACAGAAACTCGCCCACGATGGGCTTGCGGCTATCGACGAATTGGCTCGGATCGATGAGTCCTGGGCTCAGGGTGAGATCGGGCACGCCGGGGCCGTCGATAGCGTCCACGGCATCACCTGCGCCCGCATTGCCGCTTTCCACGAAGCGCACGCGCGCTGGGTTGTAGAGCAGCGCCGTGCGGATGTTGCCGCCTGGCTGGCCGCCGTTGTCGCGATCGAAGGGAGCCACTTCTACGTACTCGTAGGTGGGTCCGCCCTCGGCCTCGATGTGCACGATCAGCTCTGCCGCCGTGAGCTCGGCATCCACGATGCCGTCGTCCAGGGATCCGCTGCTGTCCTGCATCTCCTGCAGGCCGATGATGTCGGGTGAGCCAAGCTGATTGACGATACTGCTGGCGATAGCGATGAACTTGCCGTCGGCCACATCGGCATCCCCATCACCGTCTTGCGGATCGAGGTTCTCGACGTTGTAGCTTGCCACCGTTAGGCGCTCGGCATCGCCGATCAAGGTGGTGCTCTCGGGGGGCAAGGCGCCGTCGATCACCGTGCCGAGCGCGCTTGTGGGCTGCAGGAAGTACTTGCCGAAGTTGGATGTGATGATGCCGGTAACGGCGCCCGGGATCAGGTCGCCTGCCTTGGCGTCCAGCGGTAGCTGCACGATCTCATTGTTGAGTACGAGGTTCTCGGGATTGAAGTCGCTGGGCGCGATGTAGACGCCGCCGTTGATCGTGCGCGGTCCTGCGTTGGCGCCGTTGTCTACGAGGGTGTAGAGCTCGACGTTGCCCGGTGCGGTGCTGCCGAAGACCGTGGTGCCACCGGAGACGAACAGGTCGTTGGCCTGCACGAGCATGCCCTCGAGACTCTCATAGAAGTCGATGCCGTCCTCGTTTGCGTCGAAGCTGCCGTCGATCTCGATGTTGATCGTGTCGACGCTGTCGTTGTCGATGATCTGCGTAGGCTGCACCCGATCGACGCCGAGTACCACCGGCGTGGGGAGAGGGTTAGCGGAGGACATGATGGTGAAGTTCGGGAACACGAACTGCGTGATAGTGGTGCGGTTATCGCCCGGGCGGAACTCCTCGACCTCGTCGGTGATTTGCACCAGATCGCCGACGGTGGGCTTGGCGTTGCTGCCGTTGAACACGAAGATGCCTTCGGACGTGGCAGGGTCACCGTCTGCATCGATGTCCTCTTCCTGAAGATAGAACCCATCCGCCGTGACCACCGTGACAAGGGCCTCGACGCTCACTACCTGTCCTTCCAAGGGCGAGCGGTGCTGTGCGCCCTGGATATCGTGGATCAGCGTGAGGACCGGCCCGCTGCAGTCGCCGAACTCGCTCTCGTCGACCCGCTTGCCCGGCGAGAACAACGCACCCTCGCCGCCGATGGCCGTGGTATGGGGCACGAAGGCGCCGAGCAGGTCAGGGTCGCGCGTCGCGGACTGATCAGCCGCCAAGCTACCATCGTAGGTAAACTCGGTCACCAGTGCGCCGGACCCATCGGCAATGAAGATGGTGTCTCCGCCGTTGTTGAGGCCCAGTAGGCCGCTGGAGGCGGTAGCGACGGTGAAGCCGCCGAATTCGCCCGTTGGGGCGCCTCCGCCGAAGACCACGATTCCGCAGTTCGGTGCGAGTAGGGTACCTGGCGCGAACTCATGGCGCACATCTACCTGGTCGGCGATGGTCCAGTCGGAGATGTCGAGGACGTCGGTGCCCGCGTTGACCAGCTCGATGAACTCATCCTCAGAGCCGTCGCGAATGCCGTCACCGTTAGCGTCGCCCGCAGTGTCCGAGGCAGGATCGTACTGGAATTCGTTCAGCACTAGGGTCGCATCGACTGGCGGTGGGGGCGGCTCGCAGTCGTTGCTTACGCCTGGCGTGGCGGCGGCCTGGCAATAGGTGCTGAAGAGGTCTTCGGAGGTCTCGTCCGCGCCACTCACTCCGTTGCCGCCGTCCTGGACTTCAGCTCCCTCGCTTGGGTCAGCGCGAG encodes:
- a CDS encoding lamin tail domain-containing protein — its product is MRRQRFIGAALLLASALGAEHAAAQTLSDLLINEVVVTPTAGEFVEIINTGSVSLDLTDVYLTDATFAGDSVFYFKIVTGDLAQAGGGGFSDWHARFPTGATIAPGELQTVSLAGATEFFGEYGALPTYEMCDTDRAVPDMLEALVGSIDCAANSPGFTNGGEFLVLYTWDGASDLVADIDYLVWGDKDEAVDKSGASIDGPDGDMDPSTYQSDTAIATQAVVAAGGHAGGDAFARADPSEGAEVQDGGNGVSGADETSEDLFSTYCQAAATPGVSNDCEPPPPPVDATLVLNEFQYDPASDTAGDANGDGIRDGSEDEFIELVNAGTDVLDISDWTIADQVDVRHEFAPGTLLAPNCGIVVFGGGAPTGEFGGFTVATASSGLLGLNNGGDTIFIADGSGALVTEFTYDGSLAADQSATRDPDLLGAFVPHTTAIGGEGALFSPGKRVDESEFGDCSGPVLTLIHDIQGAQHRSPLEGQVVSVEALVTVVTADGFYLQEEDIDADGDPATSEGIFVFNGSNAKPTVGDLVQITDEVEEFRPGDNRTTITQFVFPNFTIMSSANPLPTPVVLGVDRVQPTQIIDNDSVDTINIEIDGSFDANEDGIDFYESLEGMLVQANDLFVSGGTTVFGSTAPGNVELYTLVDNGANAGPRTINGGVYIAPSDFNPENLVLNNEIVQLPLDAKAGDLIPGAVTGIITSNFGKYFLQPTSALGTVIDGALPPESTTLIGDAERLTVASYNVENLDPQDGDGDADVADGKFIAIASSIVNQLGSPDIIGLQEMQDSSGSLDDGIVDAELTAAELIVHIEAEGGPTYEYVEVAPFDRDNGGQPGGNIRTALLYNPARVRFVESGNAGAGDAVDAIDGPGVPDLTLSPGLIDPSQFVDSRKPIVGEFLFNGQTVYVVSNHWNSKSGDSGLFDVLQPPVLFSETERLVQSDAVTAFVQDLLTLNPSVKLVVLGDLNDFEFSSPVQQLVDAGLTNLVETIPPSERYSFVFNGNSQVLDHVLVSPSLAGDALLDMVHVNADFAETQNRASDHDPLAASLFLPTRADETFAYYRDSVGAGSIVGEGVDEAQTRRRLARVGGLIVRLDLRLDGGQNAASCALLDALNSLTDGVGDDFVSGDGVAELRTRFESIAAGAGCQ